Proteins from a single region of Pirellulales bacterium:
- a CDS encoding DUF1559 domain-containing protein → MGRRQFPLWAIGSSLQMRGWRGSRRRGFHGFTLVELLVVIAIIGILVALLLPAIQAAREAARRMSCQNNMKNLALAVLNYENAQKALPPAAQVAENSGETWADASLIDTALSWIVYVLPQLEGSAIADQFDKKTTLSAINPSNMANRPWEAQPSVLMCPSDGAIGRTYTPSASRGGSGFQNGFRFGKGNYVAYVSPEHIRSMRIFPGTLINERQPVAKITDGLSKTIMLTEVRTRDNPLDSRGAWAGGFAGGSVISYDMHSDHSPPTGAAIATVDSSYRRNTPYTPIAYPGVDPLPPNVGQGWTNFDYIRECPEANVAAIEGMPCTVQSSSRSAAAPRSMHTGGVNAAHGDGSVTFINNDIEIFLLARLVSINDGQGDREGK, encoded by the coding sequence ATGGGACGACGGCAATTTCCTTTGTGGGCTATTGGTTCGTCTTTACAGATGCGCGGTTGGCGGGGAAGCCGGCGGCGCGGTTTCCATGGTTTCACGCTAGTGGAATTGCTAGTTGTGATCGCGATTATTGGCATCCTCGTAGCGCTGTTGTTGCCGGCCATTCAGGCTGCTCGCGAGGCGGCACGCCGCATGAGTTGCCAGAACAACATGAAGAATTTAGCGCTTGCGGTGCTGAATTACGAGAATGCCCAAAAGGCATTGCCTCCGGCAGCGCAGGTCGCCGAGAATTCAGGTGAAACGTGGGCCGACGCGAGTCTCATCGATACGGCACTGAGCTGGATCGTTTACGTTCTGCCGCAGCTCGAAGGTTCCGCCATCGCCGATCAATTTGACAAGAAAACGACGCTGTCTGCGATCAACCCCAGCAATATGGCCAATCGGCCCTGGGAAGCACAGCCTTCTGTCTTGATGTGTCCTTCCGACGGTGCGATTGGTCGGACCTACACGCCCTCGGCAAGCCGTGGGGGCAGTGGCTTTCAAAACGGTTTCCGGTTTGGGAAGGGGAACTATGTGGCGTACGTTAGCCCAGAACACATTCGCAGCATGCGCATTTTTCCCGGCACTTTGATCAACGAAAGGCAACCTGTCGCAAAGATTACGGACGGCTTAAGCAAGACGATCATGCTTACCGAGGTTCGGACGCGCGACAATCCGCTGGACTCGCGGGGTGCTTGGGCCGGTGGCTTTGCCGGCGGCAGTGTTATTTCTTACGACATGCATAGCGACCACTCGCCACCTACCGGAGCGGCTATTGCCACAGTGGACTCGAGCTATAGGCGGAATACGCCCTACACGCCAATTGCGTATCCAGGCGTCGACCCTTTGCCGCCAAATGTCGGGCAAGGGTGGACGAATTTTGACTACATTCGCGAATGCCCCGAAGCAAATGTTGCCGCCATTGAAGGAATGCCATGTACAGTTCAGTCGAGTTCCCGTTCTGCCGCCGCCCCGCGCAGCATGCACACGGGTGGCGTAAACGCTGCGCATGGAGACGGCAGTGTGACATTCATCAACAACGATATTGAAATCTTTCTGCTGGCTCGTTTGGTGAGCATCAACGATGGCCAGGGCGATCGAGAGGGTAAATAG